A section of the Planifilum fimeticola genome encodes:
- the def gene encoding peptide deformylase, with amino-acid sequence MSKFHAGYTITMKDIVREGNPILRQRAQEVNVPLSDEDRETLICMMNFLKNSQDPVLSKKYHLRAGVGLSANQIGLNKRMFTAYFVDEEGMQHEYALVNPKIISHSVWMIYLPEGEGCLSVDREVKGFVPRYEWIKVKGFDSEGEKVTLKLKGYASIVIQHEIDHLNGILFYDRMNKENPFLVPENCRSLF; translated from the coding sequence ATGAGTAAATTTCATGCGGGTTATACCATCACCATGAAAGATATTGTAAGGGAAGGCAATCCGATTCTGCGCCAGCGGGCCCAAGAAGTGAACGTGCCCTTGTCTGACGAAGATCGAGAGACGTTAATCTGCATGATGAACTTCTTGAAAAACAGCCAAGACCCCGTGTTGTCCAAGAAGTATCATCTGCGGGCAGGCGTCGGTTTGTCCGCCAATCAAATCGGCTTGAATAAACGGATGTTCACGGCCTATTTTGTGGATGAAGAAGGAATGCAACATGAATATGCCCTCGTGAATCCGAAAATCATCAGCCATTCCGTTTGGATGATTTATTTGCCGGAAGGGGAAGGCTGTCTCTCGGTGGACCGGGAGGTAAAGGGGTTTGTCCCCCGATATGAATGGATCAAAGTCAAAGGGTTTGATTCAGAGGGAGAAAAAGTAACCTTAAAACTAAAAGGGTATGCTTCCATCGTCATTCAACACGAGATCGATCATCTGAACGGGATCCTGTTTTATGACCGCATGAATAAAGAAAATCCTT